Proteins encoded by one window of Mercenaria mercenaria strain notata chromosome 4, MADL_Memer_1, whole genome shotgun sequence:
- the LOC128556300 gene encoding piggyBac transposable element-derived protein 4-like: MTRDRYDKISKYFHAADTSCNPAREQPGHDKLSHVRPILEAVRVNLMANYKSHRETTVDEAMIGYTGRLGFKQYVPMKPTKRGIKVWARADPHNGYVNDIQVYLGKENRDGDKGLGERVVMYLVTPILNRGHHVYCDNYFTTVGLFEELQQQGTYACGTFRINRRGIPDEIKQQKLKEQGTSITMQKGNMVATAWRDKKTVFILSTNFDPTTLRTTVQRRQKDGSQKDVSCPESVRNYTKYMNGVDHADQLWAMYSLARKSAKWWKYLFWFLVDLAIVGAYILMKESPNHQQKTRTGKPKPLTQLDFRKKLAKQLIGDFMQKRKRDVLKENIQLQGRICWPANLGKRRTCKMCSKNGKRRETQYGCEGCGVNLCVECYKPYHVEKFPERFGK; the protein is encoded by the coding sequence ATGACACGCGATCGGTATGATAAAATCAGTAAGTACTTCCACGCAGCTGACACATCATGCAATCCTGCACGCGAACAACCAGGCCATGACAAACTTTCACATGTTCGACCGATTCTTGAAGCCGTGCGTGTAAATTTGATGGCCAATTATAAATCGCACCGTGAAACGACAGTTGATGAGGCTATGATTGGATATACCGGTCGCTTAGGATTCAAACAATATGTGCCAATGAAGCCGACTAAACGTGGGATCAAAGTGTGGGCAAGGGCGGACCCTCACAATGGATATGTGAATGACATTCAAGTGTATTTAGGTAAGGAGAACCGTGACGGAGACAAGGGTTTAGGGGAACGAGTTGTGATGTATTTAGTAACACCAATTTTGAATCGCGGACATCATGTGTATTGTGACAATTATTTCACTACGGTAGGACTATTCGAGGAATTACAACAGCAAGGAACTTACGCATGTGGAACATTTAGAATCAACAGACGAGGAATTCCAGACGAAATAAAACAGCAGAAGCTGAAGGAACAAGGGACATCTATCACGATGCAGAAAGGAAACATGGTTGCGACAGCTTGGAGGGACAAGAAGACCGTATTCATTTTATCTACGAACTTCGATCCAACAACACTGAGGACAACAGTTCAACGAAGGCAGAAAGACGGAAGTCAGAAAGATGTTTCTTGCCCGGAGTCCGTACGAAATTACACAAAGTACATGAACGGTGTTGACCATGCGGATCAGCTATGGGCAATGTACAGTCTAGCGCGCAAGTCAGCCAAGTGGTGGAAATATCTTTTCTGGTTTTTAGTTGATCTTGCCATAGTTGGAGCCTATATTCTGATGAAGGAATCACCAAATCACCAACAGAAGACAAGAACAGGAAAACCTAAGCCACTGACACAACTGGATTTTCGAAAGAAACTCGCGAAGCAGCTAATTGGGGACTTTATGCAGAAAAGGAAACGCGACGTGCTCAAGGAAAATATTCAGCTACAAGGCAGGATATGCTGGCCGGCTAATTTGGGAAAAAGGCGAACCTGTAAGATGTGTTCAAAAAATGGAAAGCGACGCGAAACACAGTATGGTTGTGAAGGATGCGGAGTGAATCTTTGTGTTGAGTGCTATAAGCCGTACCACGTTGAAAAATTTCCAGAGCGATTTGGGAAATAG